Part of the Thermodesulfobacteriota bacterium genome, AGAAGGTGCTCCGGGGGATCAACGAAGGAACGGCGGACATCGGCTTCACGGGGCCTCCCGTTCCCGAATCGGATTTCTCCATGGAGACCTATCTCGAGGACGACCTGATGCTGATCGTCTCTCCCCACCACTGGCTGGCGGACCGGGAATCGGTGGAGGCGCGGCTGCTCTCCGAAGACATGTTCATCCTCCGGGAGAGGGGGTCCGGCACGCGGGAGATCATGGAGGAGGAGCTGCGGAAGGCGGGCGTTTCGCTGCGGCACGCGATGGAGCTCGGAAGCACCGAGGCCATCAAGAAGGCGGTGGCGGCGAACCTGGGCATCTCCATCGTCTCTTCCCGGGCGGTGACGCTCGAGGTCATGCTCGGCCACCTGTGCACCGTCCGGGTTTCCGACCTCAACCTCCGCCGCCCGATCTACATGCTGTGCGCCCGGGACAACCCTTTAAGCCCTGCCGCCGAAGGGTTCCGCCGCTTCCTCGCCTCGCATACCGACGCGCCGCTTGACATCCGTCCCGTATCGGATAAAACCTGATCCATGGCCGCAGACACGACGCAGCGCGCGCAGTTCCCGGGGGAAGAGATCGCCAACAGCATCAGCCACGGCGCCGGGTTCCTCCTCTCGGTCGTCGCCGCCCCGTTCCTGCTCCTGGAGGCGGTCCACCGGGGCGATGCGGCGGGAATCGCGGGCGCGGCCATCTTCGCTTCCGCGACGATCCTTCTGTATCTCGTCTCCACGATCTAT contains:
- a CDS encoding LysR substrate-binding domain-containing protein; the protein is MHVNIHSLRTFLAVARNRGISKAMKELHLSQPAVSRQILALEDSLGTPLFLRKGRFLLLTEAGKVLQQYAVRILQLVSEARGEIDRLKGLVRGHLRISAASTIGIYMIPDVLGEFKAQYPGIEISLEISNKEKVLRGINEGTADIGFTGPPVPESDFSMETYLEDDLMLIVSPHHWLADRESVEARLLSEDMFILRERGSGTREIMEEELRKAGVSLRHAMELGSTEAIKKAVAANLGISIVSSRAVTLEVMLGHLCTVRVSDLNLRRPIYMLCARDNPLSPAAEGFRRFLASHTDAPLDIRPVSDKT